One genomic region from Anopheles bellator chromosome 2, idAnoBellAS_SP24_06.2, whole genome shotgun sequence encodes:
- the LOC131210381 gene encoding keratin-associated protein 19-2-like, which produces MKSFIALLIVLAIAAVYGAEESKVTEKRGIYGGLGYGYSGYPGLAGHGYYGGGLGYGGYGHGLGYGSSLGYYGSYPGFGYGHSAGYYGGYSGYPYGAGYGLH; this is translated from the exons ATGAAGTCCTTC ATCGCGCTGCTCATCGTCCtggccatcgccgccgtctACGGTGCTGAGGAGTCGAAGGTGACCGAGAAGCGCGGTATCTACGGTGGACTCGGCTACGGCTACTCCGGCTATCCGGGCCTGGCCGGGCACGGATACTACGGCGGTGGCCTGGGATACGGTGGATACGGCCACGGACTCGGCTACGGATCGAGCCTCGGATACTACGGATCGTACCCGGGCTTCGGCTATGGCCACTCGGCCGGCTACTACGGTGGCTACTCGGGCTACCCGTACGGTGCGGGTTACGGACTCCACTaa
- the LOC131209317 gene encoding eukaryotic translation initiation factor 3 subunit F: MSTINLPLNLTVRVHPVVLFQIVDAFERRNADSERVIGTLLGSVDKGVVEVTNCFCLPHKEHTDQVEAELGYASDLYELNQRVNASENIVGWWATGQRVTNHSSVIHEYYARECTNPIHMTLDTSLTGARMGLKAYVCVSLGVPGGKSGCMFTPINVEVTSYEPEVVGLQLCMKTIGLQSNPNRQRTVSPMLDLAQVTDASGKLLTLLGEVLAYVEDVLNEKQQPVNTVGRALLDLIHSVPNMTGDQFAQMFNSNVKDLLMVVTLSQLIKTQLQLNERLTSLTSFLN; the protein is encoded by the exons ATGTCGACAATTAATTTGCCACTGAATTTAACCGTGCGCGTCCACCCGGTGGTCCTGTTCCAGATTGTGGACGCCTTCGAGCGACGTAATGCAGACTCGGAGCGTGTTATCGGAACGCTACTGG GTTCCGTGGACAAGGGTGTCGTCGAGGTGACGAACTGCTTCTGCTTGCCCCACAAGGAGCACACCGATCAGGTGGAGGCAGAACTGGGCTACGCGTCCGATCTGTACGAGCTGAATCAGCGCGTCAATGCATCGGAAAACATCGTCG GTTGGTGGGCTACCGGCCAGCGGGTGACGAACCATAGCTCGGTCATCCACGAATACTATGCTCGCGAGTGCACGAATCCCATCCACATGACGCTGGACACTTCGCTCACCGGTGCCCGGATGGGCCTGAAGGCGTACGTTTGCGTATCGCTCGGGGTTCCCGGGGGCAAGAGTGGATGCATGTTCACACCGATCAACGTCGAGGTGACGAGCtacgaaccggaagtggtcggTCTGCAGCTGTGCATGAAAACGATCGGTCTGCAGTCGAACCCGAACCGTCAGCGTACCGTTTCGCCGATGCTGGATCTGGCGCAAGTCACCGACGCCTCGGGCAAACTGTTGACGTTACTCGGCGAGGTGCTGGCATACGTCGAGGACGTGCTGAAcgagaagcagcagccggtAAACACGGTCGGACGCGCCTTGCTCGATCTGATCCACTCGGTGCCGAACATGACCGGCGACCAGTTTGCGCAAATGTTCAACTCGAACGTCAAGGATTTGTTGATGGTGGTCACGTTGTCACAGCTAATTAAAACTCAACTGCAACTGAACGAACGACTGACGTCACTGACGTCGTTCCTCAACTAA
- the LOC131212379 gene encoding autophagy-related protein 9A, with protein MTSKRQFDAKTYESLSNQDTNPFTDKRSPTTIDEEDTPQVIHVVPETSKARWNHIEDLDSFFARVYVYHQKHGFYVMMLQKLFELFQFVFVVVLITYMFNCINYEILFRDKIIANETKVSLGDAMLGVSECAAKLGIFQWLALVLAGLFWTFRLFKFFYQFFQFWDIKMFFNTALKIDDADLDNLTWHEVQKCIREVQSEIQMSINKEQLTELDIYHRILRFKNYMVAMMNKSLLPATKKLPLLGNVVLLSQALRYNIGLLLFWGPWSPFENNWHLRPEYKRPSMRNELAAKLSKQIFWVAIANLVLSPFIFLCQLMYFFFNYADLIKKEPGTLGVRCWSQYGKLYLRHFNELDHELDARLTRAYRPAVKYVNSFSSPLLTVIARNIAFDCGGVASLILLLAIYDEDVFQVQHVLTLFTILGMISVVARSLIPDENMVWCPEQLLRNVLAHVHYLPATWRGHAHSSAVREQFELFFQLKIMYILNELFSPLVAPFVLLYDVRPKAPQLVDFFRNFTVDVIGVGDVCSFAQMDVRKHGNPDWQIPVVGDDRDSEGETPLMSPTDMGPGPSVPPPTAGAKPYDQGEHGKTELSLVHFTLTNPTWQMPPEAKQFVQGIKRHALQDLNRQRGMLLGLQNPTAMGQSLLSMESMGAEYSSIIQPILQTHNLSNSQALGLSMHLGGFGSPIPPIHSMIPAGYGQQQTGPAPPPPTLLHHGPGVQSSHHYHFSPPSYDFERMLQQNLPDTSTVTGAMPTRSTFLADINETEDEPTSGTAPIQSTGPGGHFDDGGAIGDPECSRYGALGAEGMTFSTRGGMTRREGPAGGSRNGLLSSLYGDVPANVTAPHEFTTADMCLSTLYLHELHHNHLRRQGGGGSLRLDMGTTSSTIFPSRPSAGGRFGPGGFRPFGSVAQPSLVSHPLRTLAPGVLTGTSTSAAGPSSSPAAGPSSVSTAPAAERTPLLGGKKS; from the exons ATGACGTCGAAACGGCAGTTCGACGCAAAAACGTATGAATCGCTTTCGAACCAGGACACGAACCCGTTCACGGACAAACGTTCGCCAACAACGATCGACGAGGAGGACACACCGCAGGTGATACACGTCGTGCCAGAGACTAGCAAAG CACGATGGAATCACATCGAGGATTTGGACTCCTTCTTCGCCCGGGTGTACGTTTACCACCAAAAGCACGGCTTCTACGTGATGATGCTGCAGAAGCTGTTCGAGCTGTTCCAGTTCGTGTTTGTCGTGGTGCTGATCACGTACATGTTCAACTGCATCAACTACGAAATACTGTTTCG TGATAAAATCattgcgaacgaaacgaaagtttCGCTGGGTGATGCCATGCTCGGTGTGTCGGAATGTGCGGCCAAACTCGGGATCTTCCAGTGGCTAgcgctggtgctggccggACTGTTCTGGACGTTTCGGTTGTTCAAATTTTTCTACCAGTTCTTCCAGTTCTGGGATATTAAAATGTTCTTCAACACGGCGCTAAAGATCGATGAT GCCGACCTGGACAATCTTACGTGGCACGAGGTGCAGAAGTGCATCCGGGAGGTGCAATCCGAGATACAGATGAGTATCAATAAGGAGCAACTGACTGAGCTAGATATTTATCATAGAATATTAAG GTTTAAAAATTACATGGTGGCCATGATGAACAAATCGTTGCTACCGGCCACGAAGAAGCTGCCATTACTAGGAAACGTTGTGCTACTGAGTCAAGCACTACGCTACAACATAGGATTACTACTTTTTT GGGGACCATGGTCACCGTTCGAAAACAACTGGCATCTGCGGCCCGAATATAAAAGGCCCAGCATGCGGAACGAGCTGGCAGCGAAACTGTCGAAGCAAATCTTCTGGGTCGCGATCGCAAATCTCGTCCTTTCGCCCTTCATTTTCCTCTGCCAGTTGATGTACTTCTTCTTCAATTACGCTGAT TTAATCAAAAAAGAACCAGGCACACTGGGCGTACGATGCTGGTCACAGTACGGCAAGCTGTACCTGCGGCACTTTAACGAACTTGACCATGAGCTGGACGCACGACTGACCCGTGCCTACCGCCCAGCCGTCAAGTATGTGAACTCCTTTTCGTCTCCTCTACTCACCGTCATTGCGAG GAACATAGCGTTCGATTGTGGAGGTGTCGCTTCCCTTATCCTGTTGTTGGCGATCTACGACGAGGACGTGTTTCAGGTGCAGCACGTACTAACGCTCTTCACCATCCTCGGCATGATCAGCGTTGTTGCAAG ATCTCTCATTCCCGATGAGAACATGGTTTGGTGTCCGGAGCAGCTATTACGTAACGTGTTGGCCCACGTGCACTATTTGCCCGCGACGTGGCGTGGTCACGCGCACAGCTCGGCCGTACGTGAACAGTTTGAGCTGTTTTTCCAGCTTAAAATT ATGTACATTTTGAACGAACTGTTCAGCCCACTGGTGGCGCCCTTTGTGTTGCTGTACGATGTGCGGCCCAAAGCGCCCCAGTTGGTTGACTTCTTCCGCAACTTCACCGTCGACGTGATCGGTGTCGGTGACGTATGTTCCTTCGCCCAGATGGACGTCCGGAAGCACGGCAATCCCGACTGGCAGATACCGGTGGTGGGCGATGACCGTGACAGCGAAGGAGAAACACCACTCATGTCACCGACTGACATGGGACCGGGTCCGTCGGTaccaccgcccaccgccgggGCTAAGCCGTATGATCAGGGTGAACACGGCAAGACCGAGCTGTCGCTCGTCCACTTCACGCTCACCAATCCAACGTGGCAgatgccaccggaagcgaagcaGTTCGTTCAGGGCATCAAGCGGCATGCGCTCCAGGATCTGAACCGTCAGCGGGGCATGCTGTTGGGGCTGCAAAACCCGACTGCCATGGGCCAGAGTTTACTGTCGATGGAAAGCATGGGTGCGGAGTATTCGTCCATCATTCAACCGATCCTCCAGACGCACAACCTATCCAACTCGCAGGCCCTCGGTCTGTCGATGCACCTCGGCGGGTTCGGGTCGCCGATCCCACCGATCCATTCGATGATCCCCGCCGGTTACGGACAGCAACAAACGGGTCcagcacctccaccaccgacgcTGCTGCACCACGGCCCGGGTGTGCAGTCTTCGCACCACTATCACTTCTCACCGCCGTCGTATGATTTCGAGCGGATGCTACAGCAAAATCTGCCCGACACCAGCACGGTAACCGGAGCGATGCCAACCCGAAGTACCTTTTTGGCCGACATTAACGAAACCGAAGATGAACCGACCAGCGGGACCGCTCCGATACAAtcaaccggtcccggtggacACTTTGATGACGGTGGAGCGATTGGTGATCCCGAATGCAGTCGATACGGTGCGCTCGGAGCGGAAGGGATGACTTTCAGTACCCGTGGGGGTATGACACGGCGAGaagggccggccggtggaTCGCGGAATGGACTGTTGTCCAG CCTTTATGGTGATGTGCCTGCGAACGTTACGGCACCGCATGAGTTCACCACGGCCGACATGTGTCTTAGTACGCTTTACCTGCACGAATTGCATCACAATCAC TTGCGTCGCCAAGGCGGCGGTGGAAGTTTACGGCTGGATATGGGCACCACCTCATCGACCATATTCCCATCACGCCCATCCGCTGGGGGTCGCTTCGGTCCGGGTGGTTTCCggcctttcggttcggttgcccAACCATCACTAGTCAGTCATCCGCTGCGTACCCTCGCTCCCGGTGTTCTCACCGGCACGAGCACCAGCGCGGCCGGCCCATCCTCGTCCCCGGCTGCCGGACCATCATCCGTTTCCACCGCCCCTGCCGCCGAAAGGACACCACTGCTCGGAGGCAAAAAGTCATAG
- the LOC131212860 gene encoding ceramide synthase 5, with protein sequence MDIVRAASDMFWSTKVWLPPNVTWEDIRPGVRPDVSHADYRHLIYPIPLAVVIMMLRSLVERFWIAPIGKAIGIKSTGPKPPKANKTLEAAYNSNNRLNHKTTLRLTKQLDMTERQVEYWWRRRRAQDKPTTLVKFCETSWRCIYYTYSFIFGCIVMWDKSWLWDIKQCWYGYPHQSVSNDIWWYYMISMAFYWSLTASQFFDVKRKDFWQMFAHHMITILLMALSWVCNLHRVGSLVLLVHDCADIFLESAKLTKYAQYQKVCDTIFAFFTVIWIITRLMLYPRIIYSSSVEAPQILPMFPAYYIFNTLLILLLVLHIGWTYLILQIVVKAIKAGQMEGDVRSSSSDEISDSSENSRPTLSNGGTPKKQATPSKNGTTDRRMGQ encoded by the exons ATGGATATCGTGCGAGCCGCCAGCGATATGTTCTGGTCGACGAAGGTTTGGCTGCCGCCGAATGTCACCTGGGAAGACATTCGGCCCGGCGTACGACCGGATGTAAGCCACGCCGACTACCGGCACCTGATCTACCCGATTCCGCTGGCCGTTGTCATCATGATGCTTCGGTCCCTGGTCGAACG GTTTTGGATTGCACCGATCGGCAAAGCAATTGGTATCAAGAGCACTGGACCAAAGCCACCGAAAGCTAACAAAACGCTCGAAGCAGCGTACAATTCCAACAATCGGCTGAACCACAAAACG ACGTTGCGCCTCACGAAGCAGTTGGACATGACGGAGCGACAGGTGGAGtactggtggcggcggcgacgggccCAGGACAAACCGACGACGCTGGTGAAGTTTTGCGAAACCTCGTGGCGGTGCATCTACTACACGTACAGCTTCATCTTCGGTTGCATCGTAATGTGGGACAAATCGTGGCTGTGGGACATCAAGCAGTGCTGGTACGGCTACCCGCACCAGTCGGTGTCGAACGACATCTGGTGGTATTACATGATCTCGATGGCCTTCTACTGGTCGCTGACCGCATCGCAGTTCTTCGACGTGAAGCGAAAAGACTTCTGGCAAATGTTTGCCCACCACATGATCACGATCCTGCTGATGGCCCTTAGCTGGGTCTGCAACCTGCACCGTGTCGGCTCGCTCGTCCTACTCGTCCACGATTGTGCTGATATTTTCCTCGAG TCGGCGAAGCTGACCAAGTACGCCCAGTACCAGAAGGTGTGCGACACCATCTTCGCCTTCTTCACCGTGATCTGGATCATCACGCGGCTCATGTTGTATCCGCGCATCATCTACAGCTCGTCGGTCGAAGCACCCCAGATACTGCCGATGTTCCCTGCGTACTACATTTTCAACACGTTGCtcatactgctgctggtgctgcacaTCGGCTGGACGTATTTGATTCTTCAGATTGTGGTGAAGGCAATCAAAGCAGGACAG ATGGAGGGTGACGTGCGGTCCAGTTCCAGTGACGAAATCTCCGATAGTTCGGAAAATTCTCGCCCAACCCTTTCGAACGGTGGAACGCCCAAAAAGCAGGCGACACCAAGCAAGAACGGgacgacggaccgacggatgGGTCAGTAA
- the LOC131209335 gene encoding WSCD family member AGAP003962: MALRGWRLFGVAGTILVYVGGILFLSFVSLQGPQQKRGMHGPRGYGEFETIRNRDLGLMGKKPPLQWCTELHYLGAPTRQPRTPTKLLQTFPGHFVKKFNVYSHNHHNNQNLHSASAAAAAAAPPEPERATDGGALRNDGLAGSSSRSVWPKSDQLNGKLVHNGDSVRRDSDARWARERSGSGGTGLTALVSFPGSGNTWLRYLLQQATGLLTGSVYKDYGLLKSGFPAESVANGSVLVVKTHEWGPNAWGPYAKAILLVRDPERAILAEFNRQSGGHVGFASPDRYRRTKGRYWTQFVKNKLWAWEQTNLSWAKNFTGEVKLVFYDDLVANVEGTLRSILRFLNHSTDEELLACALMRKEGIYRRKKRILQFDPYSPAMHAAIDEKRAEVYAALGRYDTH; encoded by the exons ATGGCGCTGCGCGGTTGGCGACTGTTTGGGGTGGCCGGCACCATACTGGTGTACGTCGGTGGTATCCTGTTCCTATCGTTCGTCAGCCTGCAGGGACCGCAGCAGAAGCGCGGAATGCACGGGCCGCGCGGTTACGGCGAGTTCGAGACGATCCGCAACCGGGACCTCGGCCTGATGGGCAAGAAGCCGCCCCTGCAGTGGTGCACCGAGCTGCACTATCTGGGTGCCCCGACCCGCCAGCCCCGAACGCCGACCAAGCTGCTGCAAACTTTTCCCGGCCACTTTGTCAAAAAGTTCAACGTGTACAgccacaaccaccacaacaaccagAACCTACACTCAGcctcggcggcagcagcagcagcggcgccgccggaaccggaacgggcgACCGACGGCGGGGCGCTCCGGAACGATGGGCTCGCCGGAAGTTCCTCGCGCTCCGTTTGGCCTAAAAGCGATCAACTTAATGGTAAACTAGTGCATAATGGCGATAGCGTAAGGCGGGATAGCGATGCGCGATGGGCCCGGGAGCGGTCGGGGTCGGGTGGAACCGGGCTGACGGCGCTCGTCTCGTTCCCCGGCAGTGGCAACACCTGGTTGCGGTATCTGCTGCAACAGGCCACCG GCCTGCTAACCGGAAGTGTGTACAAAGATTATGGACTGCTCAAAAGTGGCTTCCCGGCGGAAAGTGTGGCCAATGGATCG GTGCTGGTAGTCAAAACGCACGAATGGGGTCCCAACGCGTGGGGTCCGTACGCGAAGGCGATTCTTCTGGTACGGGATCCTGAGCGTGCCATTTTGGCCGAATTCAACCGCCAATCCGGGGGCCACGTAGGATTCGCCTCACCCGACCGTTACCGTAGGACCAAGGGTCGAT ATTGGACccaatttgtaaaaaataagCTGTGGGCGTGGGAACAGACAAATCTCTCGTGGGCGAAAAACTTTACCGGCGAAGTGAAACTAGTCTTCTACGACGATCTGGTCGCTAACGTCGAGGGCACGTTACGCAGTATTCTGAGATTCCTAAACCACTCCACGGACGAG GAGTTGCTGGCCTGTGCACTGATGCGGAAGGAAGGTATCTACCGGCGCAAGAAACGAATCCTTCAGTTCGACCCGTACAGTCCCGCCATGCACGCTGCTATCGACGAAAAGCGAGCCGAAGTGTATGCAGCCCTTGGTCGCTACGATACACACTGA